The Myxococcales bacterium genome includes the window GGGCATGCAAACCGTCTGGCGGCGAAATTGGCGGCCATCAAGGCCCGGCGCCGCAAACAGACCCTCAACCTGACCGACAAGGTCGATTTCGTCCCAAGTCAAGCCTAAAGCGGCGCGGCTCTTGGCGAGCAGCTGACGGTAGTGAAAGACGAGGTCGAGGAGGTTCATGACAGAAACTAAAGCAAACCTGGTGCCAAGCCGCGAAGCCGAGCCGATCCCTGAACATCGTGCCAAAGGCTGGGGGACCCCATGGGCTTTGGCGGCGGTTAGCGGCGCAAGTTACCGAATACGCGCGGCGCCCAACTTGTCGCAGGCACGTAGCTGATGAGTAGCCTCCCGGGGTAACGCTCACCACGCTGATGTATTTGTCACACGGTGGGTGTGAGGTAGGGTGGCAAAATGACCGAGTCGCTGTTTGCCCACGCCGCCGCGCAAAGCCGGCTCGGGCAGCCCTTGGCCGAACGGATGCGGCCGCGCACGCTGGCCGAGATGGTCAACGCGAGCGCCATCATTGGGGGCCCTCGGATCGTCGAGCGGTTGGCGGCGGGCCACATGCCACCCTCGATGATTTTGTACGGGCCGCCAGGCACAGGCAAGACGACGTTTGCGCTTTTGCTCGCCGATGCGGCGGGGCGCGCGCGGTGGTTTTGTCGGCGGTGCAAAGCGGCGTCAAGGAGTTGCGCGAGGTCGCCGCCGAGGCGGAGTTACAGCGCAGTCACTACGGTCGGCAAACCCTGCTCTTTGTCGATGAGATTCATCGCTTCTCCAAGACGGGGCAGGATGCGCTATTGCCGCACGTCGAGCGCGGCGTGTTTATCTTGTGCGGCGCCACCACCGAAAATCCTTCGTTCGCGCTCACCGCGGCGTTGCTGTCGCGATGCTTGCTGTTGCGCTTTGAGCCGCACGATGATGAGGCCTTGCGCAACATCGCGATGCGGGCGCTCAGCGATGCGCAGCGCGGGCTGGGCGCGCAGGCGCTAGCGCTTGCCGATGACGGGGCCGCGGCCTTGGTGCTGGCGGCAAGCGGCGACGCGCGGCGCTGCTTGGGGCTGCTCGAGATCGCGGCCGAACGTGCGACGTCGAGGGGGCAAGGCACCATCGAACAGGCGGACGTGCAAGCTGCCGCGGAAGGCTCCGTGTGGGGGCATGATCGCCGCGGCGATCAGCACTACGCGCTCGCCAGCGCCTTCATCAAGAGCCTGCGCGGTTCGGATGCGGACGCGGCGGTGTATTGGATGGTGCGCATGCTGGAGGCGGGGCAAGAGCCACGGTTTGTCGTGCGACGCATGGTCATCTTTGCCTCAGAGGACGTCGGCAATGCGGATCCCCAGGCCCTGGCCGTGGCAACCAATGCGCAGCGCGCCTTTGAATTTCTCGGGATGCCCGAGGCGAGCTTTGCGCTGACGCAGGCCGCGATCTACCTCGCGCTCGCCCCCAAATCAAATACGGCCTTGACCGCGTACGCCAATGCGCGCCGGCTGATGAAGGAACACGGCCAGCTGCCGGTGCCGCCAAAGCTGCGTAACGCCTCGTCGACGGTGGCCAAGGTGCTTGGGCACGGGGCTGGCTACCAGTATCCGCACGATTTTGCCGGGGCCTACGTCGCCGAAAGCTACATGCCCCAGGCCCTGGAAGGCGCCCAGATCGTCGTTCACGCCCACCAAAACGGGTTCGAGCAAGAACTTGAGTCTCGACGCCGCAAATAAGGTGTGGTACCGACGTCGCAATGTTTGACCCCGCTACCGAAGAGGTATTTTTGGGCATTGCGCACGCGCTTTTCATGAATCGCTTGCACGTCCTGCGGCTCACTGAAGTGGTGCGCCTGCGCATCAGCCCGCATCAAGAAGATGGCAACCTCGAAGTCCCCAAGGACCTCGACCGAGAGCTGGTGCAGCAGTCGACGGCGTACGTGCTCAAGTGTTTCCCAGCGAGCATGGAAAAAAAGATTCGCTTCGCGCAAGAAGAGTGGCTGCGGCTCTCGTAGCTGCCGCCAGCTAGCGCCAGGGCACTAGATAAATCGCTTCGCGAGCGAAACGGCTCGAGGCGTAAGAGATGAGCCCCGCCATGCAATCGCGTGGCCGAGCGCGATGGCCTTGTCGAGGCGACTCAGCCGAGGCTGCGTGGTCAGGACCGCGCTGCCGGCGCGTTCGATTTTGCTGAGCATGCGGTCAGCGCCGTGCCACATGAGCGCGAGCTCGACCGCGATGTCGGGGCCAACGCTATCGACCAAGGGGCGGGCGCGCATCAGCCACGCGCGCGCGCGGGCGACCTCGAAGCGAATCAAGGCATCGGCCGCGGGTGAGGTGCGCCGGGTTTGTAAATCTGCCGGCGTAACGCCGAAGTGGCGCAAGTCTTCGCTCGGCAGGTATTGCCGACCGCGCGCGAGGTCGGCGTCGAGTTGCTGTAACATGCGGGTGAACGCCAGCGCGCACGCCAGGTCGTCGGCATATGCCAGCTGGTGCGGCTGGCTGTACCCGGCGATATAGAGAAAGATATGACCGAGCGGCGCGGCGACCTGCTTGCAGTGGCGCACCAGCTCGTCGCTGGTGGCATAGCTGGTGGTGTCGAGGTCGGCGCGAATGCCGGCGAGCAGTTGACGAAACTCGGTGATCGGAAGTTGATATCGCTTGATCGTATCGGCTAGGGCAACAAAAACTGGGTGGTCGGGGACGCGGCGAAAATACGTATTCGTCAGCATGCCCTCCCACTCGTCGAGGGCGCGGGCGCGCTGCCCCTCGTACATGGGCTCGTCAGCGTAGTTGTCGGCAATGCGGGCGAAGGCAAACGCGGCGTAGATGTGGTCGCGCAGGGTCGAGCGCGCGAAAAAAGACGCGATGGGATAGTTATTGTGCTTGCTGCGGCACAGGCTCTCGCAGTAGCGGTAGCTCGCTGGCAGCGACATGCCACTGGGCGCCGGGGCCACCAAGGGCAGGGCGACGACCTTGGCGGTCGAGGGGGCGGCTTGCGACGCGGACTTCACGCGTCAGGTGTACCGCGCGCCTAGGGGAAAGGCAAACCTGGCTAACCGCCGCTGGGCCGTGGAATTATGGCTCGATCGCAACATGCACGCCAGCGCCGCCTAATGTGAGCGGTAGGACCTCGGCGCCTGCGGCGATCATGGCGGCCTCGAGCGCTTGCCCTTGCGCGATGGGCACCACGGCAAGCGCGACGTCGCCGCCGCCGGCGCCCGTTGTCTTGGCGGTGCCGCCAAGTGCGCTCGCCAGTGCCGCGACGCGATCTACGATGGGTGGCACCAACGGCAGCGCAGTGGCGTGCGCGAGCTGGTGCATCGCGAGATGGCCGTAGCCAAGGCTGCCGATGAGGGCATCGGCGTCACCGTCGCGACAGGCCTCGATGGCGGCGCCGGCGGCCTTGGCAAGCGAGAGCAGCGCATCTTGCACCGGCCCGGGCGCGGCCTGCTCGGCGCGCGCGACGCCCGCCAACAGTGCCGGCGTGCTGGCGCCGTGGCCGGTATAAAACGCCACCCACGCGACGCTCGGGGCTGGCAGCGGCGAGGCTACGCCTTGGACAAAGGCGGCAAATCCGCCAATGCAGGCGGCAGCGACGTCAATGCCGCTGCCGCTCGCACCGGCGCTGCGTTGCTCCTCGGCATGCGCGCGCGCGGCGAGCGCGAAAATACGCTGCGTCGTCGGCGCGTCGTTGGCGAATGCCTGCGACGCATGACATGCCACGGCGCGCGCGATGAGCGCGACGACGGTGGCGGCGCTGGCGCCCAGGCCGAGCTTTTCGTCGCCTTGATAGAACGCCCTGGTGTCGACGCGCGTGGCGCGCGCGGCGATGACCGCGGCGCTGGCTTCACCAAACTCGGCGCTGAGCACGGCGAGGGCGGCGCGCACAAACCGATCGTCAAGCTGCAGCGGCGCGTCGCTTGCCTTCAGCGCGCGCGCCGTTGCGCGGCGATTGACGACGGCCACCAGCCCCGGGCCGCCACGCGTCACCGCGTATTCGCCGGCAATAACGACTTTCCCTGGCGCGCTGGCGCAAATGATCGCATCGCCCGATGCGCTCATGGCGTCACCCTCGCCTCACCACCGGGGCCGCTGATGGTGACGCGTGATACGCCGGGGATACCTTCTAGCCCTGCCGCAATGCGCGCGGCCTCGCTTGGTATTGTCAAGACCTTGACGTGCGGACCAGCGTCCATCGTCGCCCATGCGTGCAGGCCGCGGCGCCTAAGCTCCTGGACCTCGCGCATCACCGTTAGCGTCGTCGGTTGCCAATAGATGATGGCCGGACGCGAAGCGATGGCTGCGGCGTGCATAGCCAGCGCGTTGGCTTCGGCGAGTTCACCAAGCGCAGGCAAGTCGCTGGCCGCGATCGCGGCATCGGCGGTGGCCAAGTCGGCCTGCGCTGCGTCGACCCACGCGCGATAGTACGGCGAGGTGAGGCGACAATGCTCCATCGCATCGCGCGAGGCATGCGCCTTGGCGCCGTCGCCCCCGACCTCGACGATGACCATCGCGAGCGTCGCTGCAAACGCCTGATTGGCCATCGGCTCCGCAAAACAATCGGCGCCGTCGGCACGCGTGCCGGCGTGCAGACGCACCAGCCCACCAAAGATCGAGCGCGCGGCGGAGCCCGAGCCAAGGCGCGCGATGGCCGAGCGCTGCGCGGGCGAGAGCGGCAGCGCCAGCGCAGCGGCCGCAGCGGTGACCAGCGCCGCATACCCCGAGGCCGATGAGGCGAGGCCCGCGGCGGTGGGAAAATTGTTTTGCGTTTCGATCTGCGCGCCCCATGTCCGCATATGGGCGCTGGCAGGCGTGGCGGCCGACACCGCGCGCAAGGCTTGCAAGCACGGCGCGATGCCGGCGAGTTCTTTGGGCGACGCGGCGCGGCTGCCTAGCGTCATCGCGTCGGTGCTCTGGTGTTCTTCCAAACGCACCGTCGTGGTCGTCATCAGCGCATCAAGCGTCAGCGAGATGCTGCCGGTTGCCGGCAAGTTGAGCGAGGCGTCGCGCTTGCCCCAGTATTTCACGAGCGCAATATTTGCGTGCGCGACGGCCGTGGCCTGCGCAGTCACGGCGTCGCTCCCAAGGT containing:
- the mvaD gene encoding diphosphomevalonate decarboxylase — its product is MTAQATAVAHANIALVKYWGKRDASLNLPATGSISLTLDALMTTTTVRLEEHQSTDAMTLGSRAASPKELAGIAPCLQALRAVSAATPASAHMRTWGAQIETQNNFPTAAGLASSASGYAALVTAAAAALALPLSPAQRSAIARLGSGSAARSIFGGLVRLHAGTRADGADCFAEPMANQAFAATLAMVIVEVGGDGAKAHASRDAMEHCRLTSPYYRAWVDAAQADLATADAAIAASDLPALGELAEANALAMHAAAIASRPAIIYWQPTTLTVMREVQELRRRGLHAWATMDAGPHVKVLTIPSEAARIAAGLEGIPGVSRVTISGPGGEARVTP
- a CDS encoding squalene/phytoene synthase family protein; translation: MKSASQAAPSTAKVVALPLVAPAPSGMSLPASYRYCESLCRSKHNNYPIASFFARSTLRDHIYAAFAFARIADNYADEPMYEGQRARALDEWEGMLTNTYFRRVPDHPVFVALADTIKRYQLPITEFRQLLAGIRADLDTTSYATSDELVRHCKQVAAPLGHIFLYIAGYSQPHQLAYADDLACALAFTRMLQQLDADLARGRQYLPSEDLRHFGVTPADLQTRRTSPAADALIRFEVARARAWLMRARPLVDSVGPDIAVELALMWHGADRMLSKIERAGSAVLTTQPRLSRLDKAIALGHAIAWRGSSLTPRAVSLAKRFI